The genomic interval CCAGTGCCAAGACACCtgaaaaaatgtagaaaaagaGAACACATTAAATCTTAACTCAACTCCTGAAGTTGTTTCATTTCCCGAAACTTGCAACATACAAATGCATGCCAGCTGGCTGGCAGGAACAACATTAAATGCAGCTTTGACAATCAATTCCGATccattattaaataaaaaaaatttcccaggATCTTGCAGCATCTTAGTTCTATAGAAAGCCTTCTTTTAGGGTCTTTCTTTGtcaacaaataattaaaatcaaCTCACTCACCTCCATTCCGCTTTTCATTTGGAATTTCCCACTTGTGATTTGGTGAATGCctggaaataaatatttcaaagttatcatgtgAATGACTTTAGTTTGTTAAAAAGTTGTGATTTTATCAGTCAAGAGGACTCTTCCTCTAGTTGTTTATGGGTGAATTTGTATCCTTGATGAAGATTAGTAACATTTAActaaactcagaaaaccatgaacaTATGGAATATGTCTGAACAGACAATTCCAATGTTTGGGTGAGAGCACAAAATTGTGAAAGTGTTCAGCTTGTTTCTATGTCAATTCAAATACTTTAAGTCAATATTTCATATACCTTCCTAACTGAATCATGCCCACTTTTCCATCTGATGTTCCATACAAAACTTCTTCTCCAGACAAACCTTAAGATAAGGCAAAATTAAGTATGAGAGTAACTATTACAATTATAGTAAGTCATCATACTGTGGTAATCATCTGATGCAAAGCATGAAATGTTGACACACATAAACAATAAAAGCAGTAAACACTGTAGTGTATATATTTCTCTAGTATAAACATGCACCAGAGGCAAAACCTCATTACATATCatctaattaaccctttacactttaATATCATAATGAATATTCTCTATACAACTCCAAGGGTGCTTAatttacaatcaagaatttccTTAGTGcagatcatttcccttattcttgtgaccttaatgtgggATTCAGGGTattattgtagggagaaattagaagctggtcaatCTTAAGGGTCGAAGGGTTAATATGTGTGTAAGACTTGTGTAAACCTTTTTTAAGGGCTCCATCGCATTATTCCTATCAGTGTTATTCCGAAAATCACCTGGGTAGATACTTTTCAAGGCTTGTTAAAAATTACTTGTATTCCATGTTTACTACCAACCTCCATTCCCACCATGCAGAGCAAGCACCATGGGTGGTCCAGCTACTTCAACTTCATACAACAAATCAGAatccttgtaaaaaaaaattataatatttaCTTCAACATTGAGTTACATCTTGTAGTAAGATTATTCATTATTAGGAAACATCAGTCTTATGCAGTGGCCACAGCAGTTTATATTGTTCAGTATTATTTCAATCTGTCTgccaattgaaaattattaataTCACTTACCTGTAAAACCCTTAAGACTCTGTCTTCACAGGCCAGAATAGGAACTAATGTATCTGTGTTTctaaaattgtccaaaatataatttcttgatGAGACACCAAAAAGTTACAGGACATGACAGGTATATAACTGCTAACCATGTGATAAACTTTGTGTCACTCCGGCAGATAAGCCTCAGCAAAAATCTGTTGTGTTACCTGGGCTGCTGGATAACAATTATTTCTGGTAGACTGTGTCAAGAAGTATTGGGAAAGGGCATGAGAATACATTTGCATCCTACCTCtactaaaattgtttttatacaAAATTGTTGAACAAAATACCACAATAACAGTTAACCAAGGTGTAATAAATtatgtgattttcattttaaacatcaAAAAATTTCTCTCACTTTCTTATTGGTAAACAAAGGACATCAGTAATCTTATCTCCGGACAAGAAATAGTTTTCATCTTTGCAGTCACGGTAATGATTGTAAATGTAGTTTCCACAAAGGAAAAGATCAGCACCATTAACATACCTGCcagaaataaaaagacaacatgCTTCTATTAATAGTAATTTATTCAACATCTTGTGAAAACCATTTTTAcatcaaaaaatttttagaaaaacattacatATTTTATTATTCCAAAAGTGAAAGATAAACATTGGACCTACATGGACTGAATACTTTCGGTCAGATTGGTGTCAAATCCTAAGAACTGCTTTCCTTTCTTAGTATAGCCACGCACTTCAGCCCCAGATGCCACAAACACCTTCTCCTGCGAAGGACCATCCAAGCCACCAAGTTGCAACTTAGAGATTGGTGATCCTGGAAGTGTTTTGAAAACCACCTGTATTGCAGTAAGTGGGAATCAAATTAAGTACAAAAGGTATGAAATTTCAACCAAGTCTTCTTATCCCTCTCCAAACCAATCACGCCATATCGATGCACCCAGCTTTCTAACAAAGGAATAATTACTGTGATCGATTTAATTGTTCCTGTAGTTCcttattttaaatttgagtACTGTCTGTGCCACACAACTAACCtgagaagtttgttttttcattccaaAACAAGTTAGTACTCCATCATGATCAGCTATTGCAATCTGGAAGTCAGTTAGAACAGGAAAATGCGGTATTAAGTAAGGAAGAAAAGGAACGTCGAGAGTGTGTATGATCTTTCGTTTCCCGAGATCGAAAACTCACTTTAAATCGCCAGCTCGCAGGCCAAACAGAAAAACTTAGTTTTTTCCATGCAAAACATACAACACCAATTCAAAATACAgatatatttgttttctttggaaatCAATGAAATTATTTCGAACTTAGTAACGTGAACGAACAACTGCACTGATGATCCAAAGTATGTTTAACCTTCTGAGCGCTCCGTTTTCCGCCACTAGATAACAGTTTCATCGTCTTAGGAGACGTGACACCGACCTGGAAAGAAAAGTTCGATCATTTCAGTTCCGATAAATTAATATCTAAAACCGAGTGCAAAGTTCGGTATCCAAGGAAGCCATAAAACATCGTCTGCACCTGTAAGTAATCCAAGCGCGTCAGGTTCAATTCCATCATCTTGAACGAACAGGTTTAACGTTCACCAACTTTCAGATGATTTATCCGCGTTTTTGGGAAAGTTCTGATCTTAAAGAAACTTAGCTAGCGAAGGAAATTACATTTCTTCACAGCTTAGCTGGACAAGCATCAAGCTCGGCTAAAGATTTTGAGTATGCAGTACTTTGATCAGCTGAGAGCAACAAAACAATCAGCTGTCATGTACTACTCAGTAACTGTCTACTTACTTTTGAGAAATCGGCCTTATCCTTTGGGACCCTTAGCTTACAAAAAGAATTATGTAGGTGTCAGCGAGGTAGTAGAAAGTAAGCCTTCTTAATTTGTCAGTTTAGTTTAGGCTAATTCATTATTCAACTTTTTATTCGTTCTTAATCTTGTAATCCGACCTGCGTCTTTAAAATCTTATCACATTTACAGTTCTGAAAAAAGACTTCTCGGAAAATATGGCAGGCAAAGCGGAGGAAGAAATTATGTAACATGCGTATCATGTTGAAATTTCCAGAGGTTTGGATTTGTAGCAGATAATTATGTTAAAAGCCTGGCTGGAAATCTCACGTCTGAAAGGTTTGAAGTCAGCCATACTTAATTGTTTCGAGAGAAGCGCATCAACTTTCGTGTTCGTGATTACATTTGTTCTTTAGACCgtaaagcgaaaaaaaattgaggcgATTTCCGCCACAGCAGAACGCACCcgacattttttcatttcaagagCCCTCTAGTTTCCACTCCTAATGatccattttctttcaaaagaaaattattttctatgaGTTTGTGCCTCCTGTGAAAGGAATTTTACAATCTCCTAAATGAAACTGACCGTTTAAAATTCATTAGTTCAAAATGAAGCTTATAATTTCCGGCGTCCACAGGACAAGTCGGCACATGATAGCCGTTACCTCAAAATGTGTGTGTGTTTCTCTCCACTCTCTCAAGATGTTCATCCCTGCTACAATGCTAACAACTCTTTCATTCTCTTCGACAGCTCTTATTTTCACCGACAATGACTGCACGCTTTCACATTGTAACACCAATATCCTCTTCTTATAATCCTTTCACAATCGGCCATAGTGAGACCTAGTGGAATAAACAGATTCACTTCGCGTTGtcatttgttttaattgtttcttcatttttagcaTGTCTTGCCTGAGGACTATTACAGTAATTGTACTTTGATTTCGACTGTAGCGCTGTAATACAAAAATAGGACAGAGAAGACagagaaagtttaaaaaatgcctgaaaaaaaaaacaagctttcAAAAACTTCTAAACTCAGATTATTCTGTGACATAAACTTGACACTGTGTGACATGTAACAGTGacagtgaaaatgttttataaagATGAGCCCTGGAAAATTTAACGTTGTACTGAACAGTTGTTGACAGCTTTTAGAAGTTTTGCCGAATAGGATTGACAGCAGGGGACCTAAAAGATGCAAAGGAGATTTGCACTCGATCAGTAACAGTTGCATTTGTTACAGACACGAAAGCATAACATTCATCTTTCCACTAAATCGAGACAGAGGAGAGAGAATTGGCTGTAGGGTTAGCTTTTGGCTCTTATGCTTTAAATTCCCAAAATCCGCTATAAACCAAACACTTCGCAAGAACTTCATCaacatttaaccttttttgCCGCAAGAAAAGAAGTCGCAATTTTATTATTCCACATtgttaatttctctttcaattgTGTCATTATCATTCTTGACGTTGCCGTGGTTCGGAAAGAGACTGAAATTTCCAGATTAACCAAGGTTATATTTTTGTTGGTTAGTTGATAATTACTCAGTCACGGTGACGTAACTGTAAATTAACGGCGGACTCTAACAGAGTATCCTGCATGCGCGAGTACGTTTGGCTGAACAAATGGGTGCGAGTTCTTAGCGGTAGTGAGGTCTAATATCTTCTGTTGTTTGTGTTATATTCTTTAGATTTTTAACAATATCAACAGTAGGGATAGTGATACGCTATGATATATTTGCCAACGCCAAGTTTGTTGAGCTCATAAAGCATCGCtttaatttgaatgaaattatctcattttgtttacaaacgaAGGATTTTTAAGAGTTACAAGACCTCGACGATGCTTGCCAGCATATTCCTTTATCTTGGAATTGGTGCTTTCATTAGCAGAGGTAAGCACATTATATAGATAATGAAGTAAATCACATCGCTTTCCATAGCATCTGCAAAGAAATAGTTTACGCAATGTATTAGATAGAATGAACTCATTCATTCGCGGGTCTTACGATGTACACGTTGCATGCTACGAAATGTTTCGTGCcatggaaaaaatattgaataatgTAATTATTGAGAAATATCGCCTTTTGTGCATTCAGCCTCATTGattctatttttttaacctttcagCTTCTGATACAGCAAATGTTTGGCAGAAATCAAGGATCTTACTTATTGCAGACCTTGGCTCTTCGATGATTGATGCTGAAAAGTTGCAAACATCTTTCCTAGGAGCAGATCAAGCCAATTTAGGGAATGAATTTGTTATCCTTCAACGAGCACGAGATGGCGGCTTTGAATCTCACGGCTCATTTCAGACATTGGCTAGTGTACAAGATCGGTAAAATCATTCGCTTTGTTTAATTCTTGTTGTTTTAAGGAGGTGTTTTGTTATTATATAAGACTTCTTTGAGACTCAAGCAGCGAATAATTGCCATTGTCTCCGAGCTTGAATAGTTGAGGTACATTTTCGCGGTCTGAGATGTTAGATCGCTCAAGCATCAAAATTTTCTCGTGTAAAGGACCTGAATGGATCTGAAACtgtcaaaaattttattaagcCAGTCTTTTTCCGGCGGCACGTAATTAGGTTTGGCCCCTCTTGAAACCCTTCGCCTCAACTGTCGCGACAATTTTCGCTAAAAACATTGAAGCAACGCcaaagtgttttattttttccagctTACGAAAAAATGCTCTTAATTGTGAGAGTCACCTATATTGTATATTCTTATGCGGACTTTGCTCCGATATTTGGTTCGCGCTCACACTGGAAACAAATTACTATATTTGAATTCCGCTAGTTATTTTGCCACGCGACAAAATTGATATGCTTTGTTCTCATTTCAGAATGATAGTCCGTCTTgagttttgataaattatttaaaagaataATGTGAATAATTTAGATGCGTAAGACACTACCACTACGGtgagaagtttttgttttgggaAAAAATATTCGTTCCTTCAGCTGTGTAGGTTTACTTAGTGTGATCTGATCGCGACCATGATGTTCGTTGATATTTATTCTTCGGAGAGTTTCTTTGCGTTTTTTATTCACTACAGAACATCTCTTTAGTCCAAAACTGCTTTTGATGGTCTAGGGAAAGTAGTTTGATGAACGAGTCTTTTCTCTCATGAGCCTTTTCtttgcccccgcagggtttttggccccagagggccaaaaacccgaggaggcaccttaggactccccgcgtaatatagaggaagactggagaagagggaatgtgggtattttcggtcgatcataaccagaaaaaatctcgatttgatcgcttgcacggccgcaaggtatcaacgtttttcccgcaaatggtcatgggctgccagtaaaaagacacgcgcgcgaggacttttaggatcggcgtctttgacacgagatttgtcctagtatagaggaagactggagaagagagaatgtaggtgTTTTCGGTTGATCGTAAccaaaaaaatctcgatttgatcgcttgcacggccgcaaggtatcaacgtttttcccgcaaatggtcataactacacaactgtaaacaacaagcccaactcaaaaaaaaaaaagaaaatggtactgtagggcgggggcagctctagtgagaactataactagtttAAATAATTGATGAGGCTATGAGAGAATGTTTAACGTGTTAGGGTGGGTTTTGTACTTTGGCGATCATCAAAGGTCACATCCTGTTAGCTGTGATAATAGATTATGACTAAAACACTGATAATAGGCTCTGCTGAGCCTTAAATGCTCCCTGCTGGGGCATTCCCAGGGCtaaggaaatttttcatgaGAGAAAGggattttttaaagtttctctcAAGAGAGTCATTATGCCGGCTTGGATAATGCCTCTGAAGCCATCATCACATTAAAAATACCCTTGAGCTGTATGGGAGCTTATCATTGCCCTCTTTTATGTTAAATTGTGATGTTTCTTGTGCTATCAGCTCCAGCCACAGTTGCTCATTAGGTTCCCTGAACCCTAATCCAGTGCATGTTGTCTGTGTTGTAGGTTTTTGTCCATATCTTCTATCAGtaccaaaattttattttgtattccTAGACTTTCCATCTAATCACACAGTTTAATTTTCCAGTAATATATGTCATTTCTCATCATTTCCCAGCAATTCACCTTAATAATGATGGGTTTGTCAAcatcattttgaaaaactttttgatATCATTACAGGAAATACATTTCcattagaaaagaaaactttcttccATGGCTGTTAGAGAAGAAGCCAAATTTTTTGATATGTGTGGCAGTCACTACAGAGGTTCCACAGATATTGACTGTAGCACAGAACAGAGGTATGATACAGGAAACAATATTTGTCTTAGTTGTTACTGGAAAGAGGCTCTCACACTACAAAGGCAATACATTGTTCAATTTACTCTTTAGTTATTTTGTCCCACAGTTGCCTGATAGTAAGTGGCCATCACACTGAAACTGATGATTTGAGCcacttcattttttctcttcaatttcAAGTATTGTTCAGTGTTTGGAATAGAACTAAAAGCACATTGTTATGATTATGATTGACCGACAATTTTTGGAATGGGTAACTAACAATGTAGGATTTAAGATCTTAATTTCTGATCTGGCAAATCACTTAGTTTATATTTCTCATCTGTTATTTCCCAGCCAACTCTCCCATTCATCCAATACCCAATTACACCTTGTGCCATTTCTGAAGGTGAtgacttttttatctttaaggTTTGTTACCCTTGGAAACCAAACTAATAATAAGGATGGTCAAAGAAAGTGGCAAGGCAGCTGATGAAAAGGTAGCTTGctacatttttgtttaaatgttaTAATATCCTATCCTGTATTATTTACAGAGAATTCAGAGTCATATTAGTGCAATATGTCATCAGTTGGTTAGTTTGATAGAGAAGAGGGCATGTAGTGAGGGCTGTTTTActtaaaactgaattgaaatgCCAATCGGGCGAATAAATCGGGTATTAAACTTGATCGATCACGAAGTGTAACTGCATAGTGACAGTCATAAAAGATCATTCTCTCAAAGAGTGTGAACATTTCAGTGTACCTATCAATTTATCGATTTTCTCTGTCGAGTATTTGCAGACGTGTCGCCTTTCGAGGCCACtaggaaggaaggaaaaaaaaattccgttcCTCTTCGTTCAGCAAACGTTTGGGCCAAATTTCAAGGCGCTCTGTCAATCCCACAATTTCTATGAATTCATTTGAAGAGGAGACATCATGTGGCAATCGTATTGCGAGTCTTCGTCTTCCAGAGGTTAAGAAGCATTTCACGCCCCCTCGAAGAATTATGTCAACATCGCGCTCCCACTGTGAACCGCCAGCCAATGATGTAGTTGAACCCCTGACCTTCACAGAAGGCATGGTGGCGCTTTGCAGGAAAGGATAGTTTTTCAGTCACGTTTTCTCCAGGTAGCTTTCACGACCACGTTTTTGGTGGTCTAGTATGCGTAAACCAAGTGAAAAGTAAGGTTGAAGGCTGGGAAAATTACCAACACTTGTCACTCTCGGcaagacattttctttttcagttagAAGATTTAGAAGTTTGCGCCATTTGGGTCCTCGGTAGAAAACCAAAGTCAGAGCCAGgacctctttcttttttttcttttttaacgttTCGTGTTTGCTGAGAACAAAGTGCTACTAAGTTGGAATAGAATCTCCCGAATGACGCTGTTTGCTTCCAAATGTTCACTTCTAACGGAGATTATGACACCTggataatttttaacttttccaCGAATATGTTTATTCTTACAACTCGCCAAATTATTAAGATTTCAACTTACCTTTTTGGAAAATGTGCATTTTAGTAATGAACTTTGATTAGATGTAGATATTGGTAAAATAAGCCCCGCGAAGGTTTGAGAGCCTGTATGCCATACTCCGACTCCTTCACTTTTGAAGCTTGGTGTGGTTTCAGTTGATCACTAAATTATAGTTTTGTGAATTAATATGATATTATTTGCGACTATCATCGTGTTCCATTGGAATAGTTATATCAGTCAGTAAAATTTGTTGTGGCCGGATTAAGTGTTCCTTGTGTGGGTTAACTGACCCCAATCCTCGATCCTTGCTTACTTTTTTCTCGAACTCATCgaggttttttttatctttctctttctaGAATGTGATTTCAATGAAAACACCCAGACCTAAGGACCTCAATTTCACAGGAAACAATGGAAATCGCCTAGAGTCAAGAGAAATCACTTTCTCTtctggaagaaaaattgaaaacatcaTTCTAGAAGCGTTTCGGGAAGAATACAACCGCGTTCATAGTAGACAGAGAAGGGCAGCTATAGGAAACTCGGCATCTTTAAACTCAAGAAAGTCAATAGCAAGTGCAGCACCTCCAACCTCAGTTCCCGCAGTTTCCCTCAGCGTAACTTCTTCAGCTATTCCAGCTCCTTCAAGCTCAGGCCCTACAGTTAGTGCAGCAGTTCCAAGTTCAAGCTTAGTAGTTAATGCTTCACCTTCAAGCCGAAGTCCTGTCGTCAATCCGGTAGCCTCAAGCTCCAGTACTGTTGTCAGTGAAGCACTTGCAAAGTCAAGTGCTGTTGTGAGTACGTCGACTTTAAGCTCGACCCCAATGACTAGTGAAGTGTCTTCAAGCTCAACTGCTCTGGTTAGAACGGTGCTATCAAGCTCAAGCCCTATGACTAGTACGGTGCCTTTAGGCTCATCCCCAGTGGCTAGTACGTTGCTTTCAATGTCAGCCCCTACAATACGTGTGGTGCTTTCAAGCTCAACCCCTGTAGCTAGTGCAGTGCTTTCAAGTTCAAGACCTGCAGTGGGCAGTTCACACCCGAGCCCAAGTCGTGTAGTTAGTGCGGTATCTTCAAGCTCAAGTCAAGTAGTTACTCCAGCATCTCCAAGCGCAAGTCCAGCAGTTAGTTCGGCGCCTTCAAGCTTGAGTCCTGCTGTTAGTATGGCACCTTCAAGTCCAGCAGTTGCTACTGTATCTTCAAGCTCAAGTCCTGCAGTTAATGTGATGCCTTCCAGCTCAACTTCAGCAGTTACTCCAGTCCATTCAAGCCCAAGCTCTGTAATTAATATGGCATCTTCAAGCTCAAGTCCAGCAGTTTTTCCAGCATCTTTAAGCTCAAGTCCTGTAGTTAGTGATGTGCCTTCAAGTTCAAGTTCTGTAGTTAGTGCAGTGCCTTCGAGCTCAAGTCCTGTGGTTAGTGCAGTGCCTTCAAGCTTAAGTCCTGTGGTTAGTGCAGTGCCTTCAAGCTCAATTCCTTTAGTTAGTGCGACGCCCTCAAGCTCAAGTGGTATGGTTATCCCAGCATCTTCAAGCTCAAGTTTCTCAGTTATTCCAGCACCTTCGAGCTCAAGTCCCATAGATAGTGTAGCGTCTTCAAGCTTCAGATCTATAGCGTCACCTGTACCTTCTAGTTCACGTCTTGCAGTTAGCACAGCTCTTTCAAGCTCAAGTCCTGTGGTTGGAGCAGCGTCTTCAAGGTCTAGGTCTTTAGCTTTACCTGCATCTTCGAGTTCAAGTCGTGCTTTTAGTGCAGCTCCTTCAAGTCCTGTAGTTATTCCGAGCTCAAGCCGTTTTTTCACACAAGTAAAATCAAGCTCAAGCATTGTGGTACCTTCAAGCTCACGCTCTACAGTTACGGCAGCACTTTCAAGCACAAGTCCTGTTGTAAATGCAGCACTTTCAAGTTCACGCCGTACAGCTATAGCTACACTTTCAAGTACAAGTTCTGTTGTTAGTGCAGCACTTTCAAGTTCACGCCGTACAGCTACTACTTTACTTTCAAACACAAGTCCTATTGTTAGTACAGCACTTTCAAGCTCGAGTTCTGTTGTTAGTGCAGCACTTTCAAGTACAAGTCCTTTTGTCAGTGAGGCACTTTCAAGCTCGAATCCTGTTGTTAGTGGTGTACCTTCCGTATCAGTCTCGGCAACTCCCACAGCCTCTTTAACTTCAGGTGCTGCAGGTAGTAGTACAACTTCGAGCTCAAGTCTTAAAGTTACCCCAACATCGTCGCGTTCAATGCTCGCAGGTAGTCCAACTGTTTCAGCGTCGATCTCTGAAATTGGACCAGTAAACACAATGACAAACTCTTTGGTTAGTTCAACGACATCAAATACTGTGGCTTCAAAATCGATCGTTATCTCATCAGCGACCACCGCGAGAAAACCAACTCCTTCATCTTCACAAGTAGTGACTGAACAACCACTTGTTTATGACAATGAGACCGTTGTTGTCGTGTTTGATGGAGATTGTAACTACGTCAAGAGCAACAAAGATAGGGAGAACGATTTTCGAGAGGCGGTGCGGATGGAAGTATCCAGTAAACTTAGGATTCCAAGATCGGCAATTGTGATGGGGAATATTGCATGTGGTTCAATTCGAGTTCCTATGACTATTCACCAATCAGGTGGATTAAAAAATGTGGtacaagttttaaagaaaattgtcgACAGCGGAAACTTTAGTGTAACTCTGGGAGAAAAAAAGTTCAAGGCGAGTAAGTTGGAAGTGGTTCGTCCCACGTCACCAGTTACACAGGCCCCAACAACCGAAGCCAAGAGCAATAAAATTGCGTTTTATCTTTACATAGGATTTGGTACCTTGATGGCTGTTGTTTTCTTCGTCGGCATCTGTGTGCTTATTTTCCGATGTCGCAAGGATCGACGTGAGGGAAGCTTTTTCCTTACCAACGACACACATTATGAACTAAGGCGATTTCATGGTATCCCTCGTGCGAGTTCCTACTCCAGGGTGAACTACTATGGAGAACCTGTGGAAATGGATGCGACAGCTGCTGATCCCAACGCTGATGATGAATTTAAAGTTGGAGCGTATTCTTTCAATAGGTCACCTGCTAGAGGCCGCGGTAAACTAACTGGCACAACCAATGGTGATGCTCATCAACAAGATAAATTTAATGTCGGCGCATTGGGTATGCCAGAGTGGAACCTTCCAAGGCTGTCGGACAATCAAATGACTGTTGCTGAATCTAAAGAAGACGTTTCCAGGTCAGCGGGGTCGGTTGGAAGTCGTCAACTTTTGATAGATAGTCAGGAGAGTTCCTTGGCTGATTCGGCGCAGGCTTATGATAATCCTGTTCTTACCTTTGGCGATGGTCCGCAAGAGTTAAGTAAGGAAGAAAATCAGAGCTGATTTAGGAAGCAAGGAGTTTTTGTATCTTCAGTTGTTTGATTCAGCGCTTTGTTTTATCACAAGGAAGCTGTTAATCCTTCTGGGTCTGTGAGGCTCAGAAAGCAGCCTTTgttcaagatttcatttgtgCACCTATATGATTGCTAGATGATCCTGTGATTTAGAAATTTAAAAGGGCGACGAATTGTCTCCCCTACGAAGGTGGATTGGACACATGTAGGTTGACCATTCAATAGAAATTACAATCGGTGAGGTGTCGTTGCTTTTACGGTAGTTAACGGCACAGTCCGCAAAACGATTCTTAATAAGCCAACTGAACCTATTGTTAGTCACTTAATCGAAACattacattttgttttaatataacAATCGTGAGATgactttaaaacaaaagattcaGGTTGAAATGATTGTACTGTATAAACATTACTTCTTCAGTAATTACCACCTAACTAAGGCTAATACGAAAACATTGTGACTTTATTGTTATCCATCTGAATGCAGAAGAATGTTGCATCTGTCTTTACAATGCATTTGAGTTGAAACCTGGGAATAGAATGGTTAAACGTGATTTTGTACCCATAATGTATCATAACCCGTGGACACCGACGTTTCTCAAAATAATCTGAGGATTCTGTAATTTTCGTATGTAATGGCCTTTCCGCATTAGCAGACAAACCTAGAATTTTCCCGATAAAATCAAAGGGCAAATTTTGGTTTCGTCAGTTACATTCGCATCCATAATGTCAAAGCCGTCAAATTCCGTCAGCGCCTGATCTGTTCATAAGACCGGCCAGCATAGTTTGGCAAAGGATTCTGTGCGACTCCAATTTCAAGGATTTATCCtaagtcgttttaaaattttagaatccccGACTTAAGCGATAAAAGACAATATTCGCGATCAATATTACGACAAATGATAGACAAGTTTATCACAGTTTTGTTTATTCAGTCgattttgtccagtttttaCCCAGGACAAATTCTATCGGCGGCgtgtttgaagatttttccGCTTCGGCAAAAATTATCAAGTCGCGACAAAGCATCCCTACTTGAaaaatgttggtgatgacagaaaaattttcaaaagaaacaactttttcgCAAGTGCGGAAAGGCCCTAATAGATGGATGTCACAGAGTGAAATTTTCAAGCGACCGTTTTGTCACTTAAAAGTATTTGAGTAAATGAAATTCCATTATTCTTTTCAGTGAGTTACGTGAAGTTAACTGCATTTTGAGACATTCATCAAACAGCTAAC from Pocillopora verrucosa isolate sample1 chromosome 14, ASM3666991v2, whole genome shotgun sequence carries:
- the LOC131777714 gene encoding uncharacterized protein isoform X2, translated to MLASIFLYLGIGAFISRASDTANVWQKSRILLIADLGSSMIDAEKLQTSFLGADQANLGNEFVILQRARDGGFESHGSFQTLASVQDRKYISIRKENFLPWLLEKKPNFLICVAVTTEVPQILTVAQNRGLLPLETKLIIRMVKESGKAADEKNVISMKTPRPKDLNFTGNNGNRLESREITFSSGRKIENIILEAFREEYNRVHSRQRRAAIGNSASLNSRKSIASAAPPTSVPAVSLSVTSSAIPAPSSSGPTVSAAVPSSSLVVNASPSSRSPVVNPVASSSSTVVSEALAKSSAVVSTSTLSSTPMTSEVSSSSTALVRTVLSSSSPMTSTVPLGSSPVASTLLSMSAPTIRVVLSSSTPVASAVLSSSRPAVGSSHPSPSRVVSAVSSSSSQVVTPASPSASPAVSSAPSSLSPAVSMAPSSPAVATVSSSSSPAVNVMPSSSTSAVTPVHSSPSSVINMASSSSSPAVFPASLSSSPVVSDVPSSSSSVVSAVPSSSSPVVSAVPSSLSPVVSAVPSSSIPLVSATPSSSSGMVIPASSSSSFSVIPAPSSSSPIDSVASSSFRSIASPVPSSSRLAVSTALSSSSPVVGAASSRSRSLALPASSSSSRAFSAAPSSPVVIPSSSRFFTQVKSSSSIVVPSSSRSTVTAALSSTSPVVNAALSSSRRTAIATLSSTSSVVSAALSSSRRTATTLLSNTSPIVSTALSSSSSVVSAALSSTSPFVSEALSSSNPVVSGVPSVSVSATPTASLTSGAAGSSTTSSSSLKVTPTSSRSMLAGSPTVSASISEIGPVNTMTNSLVSSTTSNTVASKSIVISSATTARKPTPSSSQVVTEQPLVYDNETVVVVFDGDCNYVKSNKDRENDFREAVRMEVSSKLRIPRSAIVMGNIACGSIRVPMTIHQSGGLKNVVQVLKKIVDSGNFSVTLGEKKFKASKLEVVRPTSPVTQAPTTEAKSNKIAFYLYIGFGTLMAVVFFVGICVLIFRCRKDRREGSFFLTNDTHYELRRFHGIPRASSYSRVNYYGEPVEMDATAADPNADDEFKVGAYSFNRSPARGRGKLTGTTNGDAHQQDKFNVGALGMPEWNLPRLSDNQMTVAESKEDVSRSAGSVGSRQLLIDSQESSLADSAQAYDNPVLTFGDGPQELSKEENQS
- the LOC131777714 gene encoding uncharacterized protein isoform X3, yielding MKTPRPKDLNFTGNNGNRLESREITFSSGRKIENIILEAFREEYNRVHSRQRRAAIGNSASLNSRKSIASAAPPTSVPAVSLSVTSSAIPAPSSSGPTVSAAVPSSSLVVNASPSSRSPVVNPVASSSSTVVSEALAKSSAVVSTSTLSSTPMTSEVSSSSTALVRTVLSSSSPMTSTVPLGSSPVASTLLSMSAPTIRVVLSSSTPVASAVLSSSRPAVGSSHPSPSRVVSAVSSSSSQVVTPASPSASPAVSSAPSSLSPAVSMAPSSPAVATVSSSSSPAVNVMPSSSTSAVTPVHSSPSSVINMASSSSSPAVFPASLSSSPVVSDVPSSSSSVVSAVPSSSSPVVSAVPSSLSPVVSAVPSSSIPLVSATPSSSSGMVIPASSSSSFSVIPAPSSSSPIDSVASSSFRSIASPVPSSSRLAVSTALSSSSPVVGAASSRSRSLALPASSSSSRAFSAAPSSPVVIPSSSRFFTQVKSSSSIVVPSSSRSTVTAALSSTSPVVNAALSSSRRTAIATLSSTSSVVSAALSSSRRTATTLLSNTSPIVSTALSSSSSVVSAALSSTSPFVSEALSSSNPVVSGVPSVSVSATPTASLTSGAAGSSTTSSSSLKVTPTSSRSMLAGSPTVSASISEIGPVNTMTNSLVSSTTSNTVASKSIVISSATTARKPTPSSSQVVTEQPLVYDNETVVVVFDGDCNYVKSNKDRENDFREAVRMEVSSKLRIPRSAIVMGNIACGSIRVPMTIHQSGGLKNVVQVLKKIVDSGNFSVTLGEKKFKASKLEVVRPTSPVTQAPTTEAKSNKIAFYLYIGFGTLMAVVFFVGICVLIFRCRKDRREGSFFLTNDTHYELRRFHGIPRASSYSRVNYYGEPVEMDATAADPNADDEFKVGAYSFNRSPARGRGKLTGTTNGDAHQQDKFNVGALGMPEWNLPRLSDNQMTVAESKEDVSRSAGSVGSRQLLIDSQESSLADSAQAYDNPVLTFGDGPQELSKEENQS